One window of Gloeothece citriformis PCC 7424 genomic DNA carries:
- a CDS encoding toprim domain-containing protein, with the protein MVRASGGHIRELAKDGDDNLGFDLKEDSISCRFVPKNPMAKKTITKWRCAIAQLKELARQVDTVILATDEDREGEIIAWHLKEVLNLRNPQRITYREITPAAVKASLKHPRSLDMNLVNATLARSVLDKLVGFRGSPLVWKLNNGAKSIGRVQ; encoded by the coding sequence ATTGTCAGAGCTAGTGGCGGACATATCCGCGAACTGGCTAAAGATGGGGATGATAACTTAGGTTTCGACCTCAAGGAAGATAGCATTTCTTGCCGTTTTGTGCCTAAAAATCCGATGGCGAAAAAAACGATCACGAAGTGGCGCTGCGCGATCGCACAACTAAAAGAACTCGCCCGGCAAGTAGATACAGTAATTTTAGCTACTGACGAAGACCGGGAAGGAGAAATTATCGCTTGGCATCTCAAAGAAGTTCTTAATTTAAGAAACCCCCAACGCATAACTTATCGGGAAATTACCCCGGCAGCCGTTAAAGCATCCCTTAAACATCCTCGCTCCCTGGACATGAACTTAGTTAACGCCACTTTAGCTCGTTCGGTTTTAGATAAATTGGTGGGTTTTAGAGGTTCTCCCTTAGTGTGGAAACTGAACAATGGAGCAAAATCTATTGGTAGAGTGCAGTAG
- the ahcY gene encoding adenosylhomocysteinase — protein sequence MTVTPIRAKEELKYEIKDISLAPSGRQRIEWAGREMPVVKQIKDRFEKEKPFEGIRLIACCHVTTETANLAIALKAGGADAVLIASNPLSTQDDVAACLVADYGIPVFAIKGEDNATYHRHVQIALDHKPNLIIDDGGDVTATLIQERKDQIADIIGTTEETTTGIVRLAAMLKDGVLSFPAMNVNDADTKHFFDNRYGTGQSTLDGIIRATNVLLAGKTVVVAGYGWCGKGTAMRARGLGANVIVTEINAVKAIEAVMDGFRVMPMIEAAPLGDLFVTVTGNKHVIRPEHFDVMKDGAIVCNSGHFDIEIDLQSLGEKASEIKEVRNFTQQYTLASGKSIVVLGEGRLINLAAAEGHPSAVMDMSFANQALACEYLVKNKGKLEPGIYNIPTEIDQEIARLKLQGMGISIDSLTPEQEAYLNSWTSGT from the coding sequence ATGACAGTAACTCCTATTCGAGCCAAAGAAGAGCTTAAATACGAAATTAAAGACATTTCTCTCGCCCCCAGTGGTAGACAACGCATCGAATGGGCAGGGCGTGAAATGCCTGTAGTTAAACAAATTAAAGACCGTTTTGAGAAAGAAAAACCCTTTGAAGGCATTCGTTTAATTGCCTGTTGTCACGTGACCACCGAAACCGCCAATTTAGCCATTGCCCTCAAAGCCGGTGGCGCAGATGCTGTTTTAATTGCCAGTAACCCCTTATCAACTCAAGATGATGTGGCAGCTTGTTTAGTCGCTGACTACGGTATCCCTGTATTTGCCATCAAAGGAGAAGATAACGCAACCTATCATCGTCATGTTCAGATTGCTCTAGATCACAAACCTAATCTCATTATCGATGACGGGGGCGATGTTACCGCCACTCTCATTCAAGAAAGAAAAGATCAAATTGCTGATATTATCGGCACAACGGAAGAAACTACTACCGGCATTGTCCGTCTCGCTGCGATGTTAAAAGATGGGGTTCTCAGTTTCCCCGCCATGAACGTTAATGATGCAGATACTAAGCATTTCTTTGATAACCGCTATGGGACAGGGCAATCTACCCTAGATGGTATTATTCGCGCCACTAACGTTTTATTAGCTGGTAAAACCGTCGTTGTTGCTGGTTATGGATGGTGTGGTAAAGGGACAGCTATGCGGGCCCGGGGACTCGGTGCTAATGTTATCGTAACCGAAATTAACGCCGTTAAAGCGATCGAAGCGGTTATGGACGGTTTCCGGGTAATGCCGATGATAGAAGCTGCCCCTTTGGGTGATTTATTTGTTACTGTAACCGGTAACAAGCACGTCATCCGCCCTGAACATTTTGATGTTATGAAAGATGGGGCAATTGTTTGTAATTCCGGTCACTTTGATATTGAAATTGACCTCCAATCTTTAGGGGAAAAAGCCTCAGAAATTAAAGAGGTTCGCAACTTTACTCAACAATATACTTTAGCCAGTGGTAAATCCATTGTGGTTTTAGGGGAAGGACGGTTAATTAACCTAGCCGCCGCCGAAGGACACCCCTCCGCCGTCATGGATATGAGTTTTGCAAACCAAGCTTTAGCCTGTGAATATTTAGTTAAAAATAAAGGAAAATTAGAGCCAGGAATTTATAATATTCCTACCGAAATAGATCAAGAAATTGCTCGTTTGAAATTACAAGGAATGGGGATTTCTATTGATAGCTTAACCCCAGAACAAGAAGCTTATTTAAATTCTTGGACTTCAGGCACATAA
- a CDS encoding exopolysaccharide biosynthesis protein has product MAKLSVELNRYFFEEERASDVKIGDILTLAGERIFGFLLVILSLPSALPVPAPGYSIPFGILIFLLAVQLIFGAKTPWMPAKMMQGSMKLETVQKFVKMGLPWLRRIEALTKPRLTYICISLPGRIIIGVAIALMAISMMIPIPGTNTLPAMGIFVTAFGLQEDDGFISLAGLFICLMAGILSTSIIIATIWGGVSLLDWIKSQF; this is encoded by the coding sequence ATGGCTAAACTTTCTGTAGAATTAAACCGTTATTTTTTTGAAGAAGAAAGAGCCTCTGATGTTAAAATTGGTGATATTCTCACCTTAGCCGGAGAACGTATTTTTGGGTTTTTATTAGTTATTTTATCTCTTCCCTCTGCTTTACCCGTTCCTGCACCGGGGTATTCAATTCCTTTTGGAATTTTAATTTTTTTATTAGCGGTTCAGCTTATTTTTGGGGCGAAAACCCCTTGGATGCCAGCTAAAATGATGCAAGGTTCAATGAAACTCGAAACGGTGCAAAAATTTGTCAAAATGGGACTTCCTTGGTTACGACGCATTGAAGCATTAACTAAACCCCGTTTAACTTATATTTGTATCAGTTTACCGGGTCGAATTATTATCGGAGTTGCTATTGCTTTGATGGCTATTTCGATGATGATTCCTATTCCCGGAACCAATACTTTACCCGCTATGGGGATTTTTGTAACCGCGTTTGGATTACAAGAAGATGATGGTTTTATTAGTCTGGCTGGTTTATTTATTTGTTTAATGGCTGGTATTCTCTCTACTTCTATTATTATTGCCACGATTTGGGGCGGTGTCAGCTTGTTAGATTGGATTAAATCCCAATTTTAA
- a CDS encoding sulfotransferase domain-containing protein, whose protein sequence is MEKNNAKVLIHLGIPKTASTWFQQQIFNNNNLGFTNFIKTKNTPGDRDCLKYFVNCDDFSFFPEMVQKYYETKFSEIYSRGLMPVLTNELLSMSIGGRLMHQKSVSKRIYDTFPQAKIFFFIREQKSAILSIYKQLVKARYNESLESFMNQAMDFEKRTIISINYYMYDRLLECYQENFGRENVLVLPFELFIKNPKETLKKIINFSNASPKVNNLDQYLDEISTSEKINTSLKAGTLALKSRINNVLFYPNPARPDFTKQKVQQKVSNALGKSLDLLIPEQQQKHMETVMKELVKQKVGNTFQESNRKTSQLIGIDLADFGYLT, encoded by the coding sequence ATGGAAAAAAATAACGCTAAGGTTTTAATACATTTGGGGATTCCCAAAACAGCTTCAACTTGGTTTCAGCAACAAATATTCAACAATAATAATTTAGGATTTACTAACTTTATAAAGACTAAAAATACCCCCGGAGATCGTGATTGCCTCAAATACTTTGTTAATTGTGACGATTTTTCCTTTTTTCCGGAAATGGTACAGAAATATTATGAAACTAAATTTTCTGAGATTTACTCTCGTGGTTTGATGCCAGTTTTGACTAACGAGCTATTGTCCATGTCTATCGGTGGGAGGCTCATGCATCAAAAATCAGTCTCGAAAAGAATATATGATACCTTCCCCCAAGCCAAAATATTTTTTTTCATTAGAGAACAAAAGTCAGCAATTCTTTCTATTTATAAACAACTCGTTAAGGCCAGGTATAACGAAAGCCTTGAGTCATTTATGAACCAGGCTATGGATTTTGAAAAGAGAACAATAATATCAATAAATTACTATATGTATGACCGGCTATTAGAATGCTATCAAGAGAATTTTGGTCGAGAAAACGTACTCGTTTTACCATTTGAGCTTTTTATTAAGAATCCTAAAGAAACGTTAAAAAAAATTATCAATTTTTCAAATGCTAGTCCAAAAGTCAATAATCTAGATCAATATTTAGACGAAATATCTACCTCTGAAAAAATAAATACATCGCTCAAAGCAGGCACTTTAGCTCTAAAATCCAGGATCAATAACGTTCTTTTTTATCCTAACCCTGCTAGACCTGATTTCACCAAACAAAAAGTCCAGCAAAAGGTAAGTAATGCCTTGGGTAAATCGCTGGATTTATTAATACCTGAGCAGCAACAGAAACACATGGAAACTGTTATGAAGGAATTAGTCAAACAAAAAGTGGGTAATACATTTCAGGAAAGCAATAGAAAAACAAGTCAGTTAATTGGCATCGATTTAGCAGATTTCGGTTACTTAACCTGA